A DNA window from Castanea sativa cultivar Marrone di Chiusa Pesio chromosome 7, ASM4071231v1 contains the following coding sequences:
- the LOC142644033 gene encoding WAT1-related protein At1g25270-like, which yields MGYLCNVIQSSKPGMLMVVVQIVYAGMNILYKLVSENGVNLRILIAYRMLFATAFMVPLALIFGRKTRPKLTWVVIFQAFLCGLLGGTLAQNLYFESFAFTSATFAVAMSNLNPAITFVLATSVGLEKSALGTLGGIMKIAGTVVGIGGAMLFTLYRGEKIELWSTHVDLLHHDHHQQHVAPSHPGSSRHVIGALLCLASSLSYALWLIIQAKMNERYPCLYSVTALICTMSFLQSIVFALCTERDWSEWKLSWDLRLLTAAYSGIVCSGVVVAVIAWCIQARGPMFVSIFNPLSLLIVALVGSLVLEEELHLGSILGAALIVCGLYMVLWGKSRGMKMIDQPESSKSSQEFQSQSSEITTASAINNNNYGNNESIKNISSNGLTTLSVAIDGDSS from the exons ATGGGGTACCTATGTAATGTGATACAAAGCTCGAAGCCAGGGATGTTAATGGTAGTAGTTCAGATTGTATATGCAGGGATGAATATACTATACAAACTTGTATCAGAAAATGGAGTGAATTTGAGGATCCTTATTGCCTACCGTATGTTGTTTGCCACTGCCTTCATGGTTCCTCTTGCTCTCATCTTTGGAAG GAAGACCAGGCCAAAACTAACATGGGTAGTCATTTTCCAGGCTTTTCTTTGTGGGTTACTTGG GGGGACATTGGCTCAGAATCTATATTTTGAGAGCTTTGCCTTCACATCAGCAACATTTGCTGTCGCCATGAGTAATCTCAATCCAGCCATTACCTTCGTTCTAGCAACATCTGTCGG GTTGGAAAAGTCAGCACTAGGAACATTGGGTGGGATTATGAAGATTGCGGGGACAGTGGTAGGAATAGGAGGGGCAATGCTATTCACTTTATACAGAGGTGAGAAAATTGAGTTGTGGTCAACGCATGTTGACCTTTTACATCATGATCATCATCAGCAACACGTGGCACCATCACACCCAGGCTCTAGTCGTCATGTAATCGGTGCCCTGTTATGTTTAGCCAGCAGTTTATCCTATGCACTGTGGTTGATAATCCAG gcaaaaatgaatgaaagatATCCATGCCTTTATTCAGTCACAGCTCTCATATGTACAATGAGTTTCTTGCAGTCTATTGTTTTTGCGTTATGCACTGAAAGGGATTGGAGTGAGTGGAAATTGAGTTGGGATCTTAGGCTCCTTACTGCAGCTTATTCG GGGATTGTGTGTTCTGGCGTGGTGGTGGCTGTAATTGCTTGGTGTATACAAGCAAGAGGTCCAATGTTTGTCTCAATTTTTAATCCTCTTTCGCTCTTAATCGTAGCACTCGTAGGATCTTTAGTATTGGAGGAAGAGCTGCACCTGGGAAG TATACTAGGAGCGGCTTTGATCGTGTGCGGGTTGTACATGGTGTTGTGGGGTAAAAGCAGGGGAATGAAGATGATAGATCAGCCAGAGTCATCAAAAAGCTCCCAAGAGTTTCAATCTCAATCGAGTGAGATTACTACCGCTTCTGcaataaataataacaactaTGGCAACAATGAAAGCATTAAAAATATTAGCTCGAATGGCCTTACAACATTAAGCGTAGCTATTGATGGAGATTCATCATAA
- the LOC142644032 gene encoding WAT1-related protein At1g25270-like produces MGYLCNVIQSSKPGMLMVVVQIVYAGMNILYKLVSENGVNLRILIAYRMLFATAFMVPLALIFGRKTRPKLTWVVIFQAFLCGLLGGTLAQNLYFESFAFTSATFAVAMSNLNPAITFVLATSVGLEKPALGTLGGIMKIAGTVIGTGGAMLFTLYRGVKIELWSTHVDLLHHDHHQQHVAPSHPGSNRHVIGALLCLASSLSYALWLIIQAKMNERYPCLYSVTALICTMSFLQSIVFALCTERDWSEWKLSWDLRLLTAAYSGIVCSGMVAVIAWCIQARGPMFVSIFNPLSLLIVALVGSLVLEEELHLGSILGAALIVCGLYMVLWGKSREMKMIDQPESSKSSQEFQSQSSEIATASAINNNNYGNNESIKNISSNGLTTLSVAIDGDSS; encoded by the exons ATGGGGTACCTATGTAATGTGATACAAAGCTCGAAGCCAGGGATGTTAATGGTAGTAGTTCAGATTGTATATGCAGGGATGAATATACTATACAAACTTGTATCAGAAAATGGAGTGAATTTGAGGATCCTTATTGCCTACCGTATGTTGTTTGCCACTGCCTTCATGGTTCCTCTTGCTCTCATCTTTGGAAG GAAGACCAGGCCAAAACTAACATGGGTAGTCATTTTCCAGGCTTTTCTTTGTGGGTTACTTGG GGGGACATTGGCTCAGAATCTATATTTTGAGAGCTTTGCCTTCACATCAGCAACGTTTGCTGTCGCCATGAGTAATCTCAATCCAGCCATTACCTTCGTTCTAGCAACATCTGTCGG GTTGGAAAAGCCAGCACTAGGAACATTGGGTGGGATTATGAAGATTGCGGGGACAGTGATAGGAACAGGAGGAGCAATGCTATTCACTTTATACAGAGGTGTGAAAATTGAGTTGTGGTCAACGCATGTTGACCTTTTACATCAtgatcatcatcaacaacacgTGGCACCATCACACCCAGGCTCTAATCGCCATGTAATCGGTGCCCTATTATGTTTAGCCAGCAGTTTATCCTATGCACTGTGGTTGATAATCCAG gcaaaaatgaatgaaagatATCCATGCCTTTATTCAGTCACAGCTCTCATATGTACAATGAGTTTCTTGCAGTCTATTGTTTTTGCCTTATGCACTGAAAGGGATTGGAGTGAGTGGAAATTGAGTTGGGATCTTAGGCTCCTTACTGCAGCTTATTCG GGGATTGTATGTTCTGGAATGGTGGCTGTAATTGCTTGGTGTATACAAGCAAGAGGTCCAATGTTTGTCTCAATTTTTAATCCTCTTTCGCTCTTAATCGTAGCACTCGTAGGATCTTTAGTACTGGAGGAAGAGCTGCACCTGGGAAG TATACTAGGAGCGGCTTTGATCGTGTGCGGGTTGTACATGGTGTTGTGGGGTAAAAGCAGGGAAATGAAGATGATAGATCAGCCAGAGTCATCAAAAAGCTCCCAAGAATTTCAATCTCAATCGAGTGAGATTGCTACCGCTTCTGcaataaataataacaactaTGGCAACAATGAAAGCATTAAAAATATTAGCTCGAATGGCCTTACAACATTAAGCGTAGCTATTGATGGAGATTCATCATAA